Proteins found in one Streptomyces sp. NBC_00461 genomic segment:
- a CDS encoding PadR family transcriptional regulator, which produces MSIGHTLLGLLESGPRHGYDLKRAFDDKFGHDRPLHYGQVYSTMSRLLKNGLVEVDGIEAGGGPERKRYAITDAGITDVERWLATPETPEPYLQSTLYTKVVLALLTHRNAADILDTQRSEHLRMMRILTDRKRKGDLADQLICDHALFHLEADLRWLELTAARLDKLAEAVTR; this is translated from the coding sequence ATGTCCATCGGTCACACTCTTCTAGGGCTCCTGGAGTCCGGGCCCCGCCACGGCTACGACCTCAAGCGGGCCTTCGACGACAAGTTCGGTCACGACCGGCCGCTGCACTACGGCCAGGTCTACTCGACCATGTCCCGCCTGCTGAAGAACGGGCTCGTCGAGGTCGACGGCATCGAGGCGGGGGGCGGCCCCGAGCGCAAGCGGTACGCGATCACCGACGCCGGGATCACCGACGTGGAGCGCTGGCTCGCGACACCGGAAACGCCCGAGCCGTATCTGCAGTCCACGCTGTACACCAAGGTCGTCCTCGCGCTGCTCACGCACCGCAACGCGGCCGACATCCTCGACACGCAGCGCTCCGAGCACCTGCGCATGATGAGGATCCTGACCGACCGGAAGCGGAAGGGGGACCTGGCCGACCAGCTCATCTGCGACCACGCCCTGTTCCACCTCGAAGCCGACCTGCGCTGGCTGGAACTGACCGCCGCGCGCCTCGACAAACTCGCGGAAGCGGTGACCCGATGA
- a CDS encoding ABC transporter permease: MNARQWADDLAMGLRFAFAGGREGWTRAVLTAVGVGLGVALLLLTTAIPSALSERDHRSHARDDFTYSGKLLPKADDTLIVANTDTTFHGADVRGRLLEREGARAPMPPGVGKFPAKGEMVVSPALKKLLASDSGKLLRGRIPYRAVGTIGDSGLIGPAELTYYAGGSGLETHLATGTIERINYFGPSRWHQDDALDPILILLVTIIFVVLLLPVGVFIAAAVRFGGERRDRRLAALRLVGADGRMARRIAGGEALAGALLGLVLGTVFFLTGRRLAGLLEVRDISVFPDDLYPSPALVVLVALAVPAAAVLVTLFALRGVVIEPLGVVRTAKPPRRRLWWRLLLPLGGLALLYPMIGQGNSNGDFNQWMVIGGTVLLLIGVTALLPWIVEAVVARLNSGSVSWQLAVRRLQLSSGSAARMVNGIAVAVAGAIALQMLFAGVEHDYTKSTKNDLNRAQMEISVRGDIPLSEVDRKLAGTKGVNRVTAISLGSVGTGPKDPDNELETAVGNCAQLRELARLTSCRDGDIFRIVGDEYGSETKKLTTAGRTLYFDPSYSGTPHHTAAWKVPSGVKTAAQREDPTGYERGGLLLTSGALPAAAAAGLTQKVYLSLDRSMADADEYARNTAARMDPLADVFNLTSSKQSLQFQSIRTGLFVGATCVLVLIGASLLVSQLEQLRERKKLLSSLVAFGTRRRTLSLSVLWQTAIPIALGLLLASVVGLTLGTVLLRMTGDTVTVDWASVLSMTGIGAGVVLGVTLLSLPPLLRLMRPDGLRTE, from the coding sequence ATGAACGCGCGCCAGTGGGCCGACGATCTGGCCATGGGGCTTCGGTTCGCCTTCGCCGGCGGACGCGAGGGCTGGACCCGGGCCGTGTTGACGGCTGTCGGCGTCGGGCTCGGCGTGGCGCTGCTGCTGCTGACCACGGCGATACCGAGCGCGCTGTCCGAGCGCGACCACCGCTCGCACGCCCGCGACGACTTCACGTACAGCGGGAAGCTGCTGCCCAAGGCGGACGACACGCTGATCGTCGCCAACACCGACACGACGTTCCACGGCGCGGACGTGCGCGGCCGGCTCCTGGAGCGGGAGGGGGCGCGGGCGCCGATGCCGCCGGGCGTCGGGAAGTTCCCGGCGAAGGGTGAGATGGTCGTCTCGCCCGCGCTGAAGAAGCTGCTCGCGTCGGACTCCGGCAAGCTGCTGCGCGGGCGCATCCCCTACCGCGCCGTCGGCACCATCGGCGACTCCGGTCTGATCGGTCCCGCCGAACTCACCTACTACGCGGGCGGCTCGGGCCTGGAGACCCATCTGGCCACCGGCACGATCGAGCGCATCAACTACTTCGGGCCCTCCCGCTGGCACCAGGACGATGCGCTGGACCCGATCCTGATCCTGCTGGTCACGATCATCTTCGTGGTGCTGCTGCTGCCCGTCGGCGTGTTCATCGCCGCGGCCGTCCGTTTCGGCGGCGAACGCCGCGACCGCCGGCTCGCGGCGCTGCGGCTGGTCGGCGCGGACGGCAGGATGGCCCGCCGGATCGCGGGCGGCGAGGCGCTCGCCGGAGCGCTGCTCGGGCTCGTCCTCGGCACCGTCTTCTTCCTCACCGGACGTCGGCTGGCGGGCCTGCTGGAGGTACGGGACATCAGCGTGTTCCCGGACGACCTCTACCCGTCGCCCGCGCTCGTCGTCCTCGTCGCCCTCGCCGTACCGGCCGCTGCCGTCCTGGTGACGCTGTTCGCGCTGCGCGGGGTGGTCATCGAACCGCTGGGCGTGGTGCGTACGGCGAAGCCGCCGCGGCGCCGGCTGTGGTGGCGGCTGCTCCTGCCGCTGGGCGGCCTCGCGCTGCTCTACCCGATGATCGGGCAGGGCAACTCCAACGGCGACTTCAACCAGTGGATGGTGATCGGCGGCACCGTGCTGCTGCTGATCGGCGTCACCGCCCTGCTGCCGTGGATCGTCGAGGCCGTGGTCGCCCGGCTGAACTCGGGCTCGGTGTCCTGGCAACTGGCCGTCCGCAGGCTGCAGTTGAGCAGCGGCTCGGCCGCGCGCATGGTCAACGGCATCGCGGTCGCGGTGGCCGGCGCGATCGCGCTGCAGATGCTGTTCGCGGGGGTCGAGCACGACTACACCAAGTCGACGAAGAACGACCTCAACCGGGCGCAGATGGAGATCTCCGTGCGCGGTGACATCCCGCTGTCCGAGGTCGACCGCAAGCTCGCCGGGACGAAGGGCGTGAACCGGGTGACGGCGATCTCGCTGGGCTCGGTCGGGACCGGGCCGAAGGACCCGGACAACGAGCTGGAGACGGCCGTCGGCAACTGTGCGCAGCTGCGCGAGCTGGCCCGGCTGACGTCCTGCCGGGACGGTGACATCTTCCGCATCGTCGGCGACGAGTACGGCAGCGAGACGAAGAAGCTGACCACGGCGGGCCGCACCCTGTACTTCGACCCGTCGTACAGCGGGACGCCCCACCACACGGCGGCCTGGAAGGTGCCCTCCGGCGTGAAGACGGCGGCACAGCGCGAGGACCCGACCGGCTATGAACGCGGTGGCCTGCTCCTCACCTCGGGCGCGCTGCCCGCGGCGGCGGCGGCCGGCCTGACCCAGAAGGTGTACCTCTCGCTGGACCGGTCGATGGCGGACGCCGACGAGTACGCGCGCAACACCGCGGCTCGGATGGACCCGCTGGCGGACGTGTTCAACCTGACGTCCAGCAAGCAGTCGCTGCAGTTCCAGTCGATCCGCACCGGGCTGTTCGTCGGTGCCACCTGCGTCCTGGTGCTGATCGGCGCGAGCCTGCTGGTCTCCCAGCTGGAGCAGCTGCGCGAGCGCAAGAAGCTGCTGTCGTCACTGGTCGCCTTCGGGACCCGGCGCCGCACGCTGAGCCTGTCGGTGCTGTGGCAGACGGCGATCCCCATCGCGCTGGGTCTGCTCCTGGCATCGGTGGTCGGACTGACGCTGGGCACGGTGCTGCTGAGGATGACCGGCGACACGGTGACCGTGGACTGGGCGAGCGTGCTCTCGATGACGGGCATCGGCGCCGGGGTCGTCCTCGGCGTGACCCTGCTCAGCCTGCCGCCGCTGCTGCGGCTGATGCGGCCGGACGGTCTGCGCACCGAGTGA
- a CDS encoding roadblock/LC7 domain-containing protein translates to MDREALALEMRGLREQVTGITDTAVAASDGLLIAADTADSIDPEGLAALAAAGLGLARRTAQATARGTLRQTVTYGSHGCAAFYAVGDTALMVVLGDEGLDVDGLHRATGPALDRIGSILRHTTAEGV, encoded by the coding sequence ATGGATCGTGAAGCGCTGGCGCTCGAAATGCGCGGTCTGCGGGAGCAGGTGACCGGAATCACCGATACCGCGGTCGCGGCGTCCGACGGACTGCTGATCGCGGCCGACACCGCCGACTCGATCGACCCGGAAGGCCTCGCCGCCCTGGCAGCGGCCGGCCTGGGCCTCGCCCGCCGCACCGCCCAGGCGACCGCGCGCGGCACCCTGCGGCAGACCGTGACCTACGGCAGCCACGGCTGTGCCGCCTTCTACGCCGTCGGCGACACCGCGCTGATGGTCGTCCTGGGCGACGAGGGCCTGGACGTCGACGGCCTGCACCGGGCGACCGGGCCCGCTCTGGATCGCATCGGCTCGATCCTCCGGCACACAACGGCAGAAGGAGTCTGA
- a CDS encoding AI-2E family transporter, with the protein MSRVPGWLGRIGAGLTEVSERLDERRAEVERENAGDDEPAQPRKTVKAPPPADRTPEPPLPPATRPDPAQAVPWGVRVAAEAGWRLLVLAGTVWVLMRVISAVQLVVFAFVVALLITALLQPTVARLKRHGVPGGLATALTAILGFVVMGLIGWFVTWQVMENIDNLSDQIQSGIDDLRNWLLKSPFHVTDKQINQIAKNLREAVGANTDQITSAGLEGVQVVVEALTGILLTFFSTLFLLYDGRRIWEWTLKLVPAAARPGVAGAGPRAWRTLTAYVRGTVLVALIDAIFIGLGIYFLDVPMAVPLAVFIFLFSFIPLVGAVASGALAVVVALVTQGVFTAVMTLLVVLAVQQIEGHILQPFILGRAVRVHPLAVVLSVAAGGMVAGIGGAVVAVPLVAVTNTVVGYLRAYSLEHIPAGDDQPLPAGPAIGDEAAEAEGEAGGATPADGPGAGPEDAGKA; encoded by the coding sequence ATGTCGCGAGTGCCAGGGTGGCTCGGTCGGATCGGCGCCGGACTCACCGAGGTGAGTGAGCGGCTGGACGAGCGCCGCGCCGAGGTGGAACGGGAGAACGCCGGGGACGACGAACCCGCTCAGCCGCGCAAGACCGTGAAGGCTCCGCCGCCCGCGGACCGCACCCCCGAGCCTCCGCTCCCGCCGGCCACCCGCCCCGACCCCGCGCAGGCCGTGCCCTGGGGCGTACGCGTCGCCGCCGAGGCCGGCTGGCGTCTGCTGGTGCTCGCGGGCACCGTCTGGGTGCTGATGCGGGTCATCAGCGCCGTCCAACTCGTGGTCTTCGCCTTCGTCGTCGCCCTGCTCATCACGGCGCTGCTCCAGCCGACCGTGGCCCGTCTCAAGCGCCACGGCGTGCCGGGCGGCCTCGCGACCGCCCTCACCGCGATCCTCGGCTTCGTCGTCATGGGGCTGATCGGCTGGTTCGTGACCTGGCAGGTCATGGAGAACATCGACAACCTCTCGGACCAGATCCAGAGCGGCATCGACGACCTGCGCAACTGGCTGCTGAAGAGCCCCTTCCACGTCACCGACAAGCAGATCAACCAGATCGCCAAGAACCTGCGGGAAGCGGTCGGCGCGAACACCGACCAGATCACCTCCGCGGGCCTGGAAGGCGTGCAGGTCGTGGTCGAGGCACTGACCGGCATCCTGCTGACGTTCTTCTCGACCCTGTTCCTGCTCTACGACGGCCGGCGCATCTGGGAGTGGACGCTGAAGCTGGTCCCGGCGGCGGCCCGGCCGGGCGTCGCGGGCGCCGGTCCGAGGGCCTGGCGGACGCTGACGGCCTATGTGCGAGGCACGGTGCTCGTCGCTCTGATCGACGCCATCTTCATCGGCCTCGGCATCTACTTCCTCGACGTCCCCATGGCCGTACCCCTGGCCGTCTTCATCTTCCTGTTCTCCTTCATCCCGCTCGTCGGCGCCGTGGCGTCCGGCGCGCTGGCCGTGGTCGTCGCACTGGTCACCCAGGGCGTGTTCACGGCGGTCATGACGCTCCTCGTGGTCCTCGCGGTCCAGCAGATCGAGGGTCACATCCTGCAGCCGTTCATCCTGGGCCGCGCCGTGCGCGTCCACCCGCTCGCGGTGGTCCTGTCGGTCGCGGCGGGCGGCATGGTGGCCGGGATCGGCGGCGCGGTGGTCGCCGTACCGCTGGTGGCGGTGACGAACACCGTGGTCGGCTATCTGCGGGCATACTCCCTGGAACACATCCCCGCAGGCGACGACCAGCCGCTTCCGGCCGGTCCGGCGATCGGGGACGAGGCCGCCGAGGCCGAGGGGGAGGCCGGGGGCGCAACCCCCGCCGACGGCCCCGGCGCCGGCCCCGAGGACGCCGGGAAGGCCTGA
- a CDS encoding SPFH domain-containing protein, with amino-acid sequence MSAHDSTPAADIPEMPAPRVRETAAHSIGGALALLLGLLGLLAAVALFVAASVNPGFAVGGVVVLVAAVISLRGLNTVAPGEARVVQLFGRYRGTIRQDGLRWVNPFTSRTKISTRVRNHETAVLKVNDAYGNPIELAAVVVWKVRDTAQATFEVDNYLDFVATQTEAAVRHIAIEYPYDSHEEGGLSLRGNAEEITEKLAIELHARVEAAGVQIIESRFTHLAYAPEIASAMLQRQQAGAIVAARRQIVDGAVGMVEAALARISERDIVELDEERKAAMVSNLMVVLCGDRAPQPVLNTGTLYQ; translated from the coding sequence ATGTCCGCACACGACTCCACACCCGCCGCCGACATACCCGAGATGCCCGCGCCACGCGTGCGGGAGACGGCCGCACACAGCATCGGCGGCGCGCTCGCGCTGCTGCTCGGGCTGCTCGGCCTGCTGGCCGCGGTCGCCCTGTTCGTGGCCGCGTCGGTGAACCCCGGCTTCGCCGTCGGCGGTGTCGTCGTCCTGGTCGCCGCGGTGATCTCGCTGCGCGGGCTCAACACCGTGGCGCCGGGTGAGGCCCGGGTCGTGCAGCTCTTCGGCCGTTACCGCGGGACGATCCGCCAGGACGGCCTGCGCTGGGTGAACCCCTTCACCTCGCGCACGAAGATCTCCACTCGCGTTCGCAACCACGAGACCGCCGTGCTCAAGGTCAACGACGCCTACGGCAACCCGATCGAGCTCGCCGCGGTCGTGGTCTGGAAGGTGCGAGACACCGCGCAGGCCACGTTCGAGGTGGACAACTACCTGGACTTCGTCGCCACGCAGACGGAGGCCGCGGTACGGCACATCGCCATCGAGTACCCCTACGACTCCCACGAGGAGGGCGGGCTCTCGCTGCGCGGCAACGCGGAGGAGATCACCGAGAAGCTGGCCATCGAGCTGCACGCGCGCGTGGAGGCCGCCGGTGTGCAGATCATCGAGTCGCGCTTCACGCACCTCGCGTACGCTCCCGAGATCGCCTCGGCGATGCTCCAGCGGCAGCAGGCGGGGGCGATCGTCGCGGCCCGGCGGCAGATCGTGGACGGCGCGGTGGGCATGGTCGAGGCGGCGCTGGCGCGGATCTCCGAGCGGGACATCGTGGAGCTGGACGAGGAGCGGAAGGCGGCGATGGTGTCCAACCTGATGGTGGTGCTGTGCGGGGACCGCGCACCGCAGCCCGTCCTCAACACCGGGACCTTGTACCAGTGA
- a CDS encoding MarR family transcriptional regulator, with the protein MSGFDLLARALSACGGEGWTGVLRVSGAPGGILHLRDGLVVAAESPGAPGPEALLLRSGRVDGEQWAELVREARGARWPAVGLIARGYAGAAQLTVVCVMALQDAVFAIVAGRVDGCERAEAGVEPPAPVTVGEPPARLLQDAVRKLAAVAALPHPVDPDRERPVPAPGFDGPLTTLRRELVEHADGRRTARDLAFRTGRGVYTVTVEVARMLGEGLLECPAVPAPIPVRAPPDGIRHRTPPPPAPPPPEEPAPVDLPRRRSNGFFRLRNGTPK; encoded by the coding sequence ATGTCGGGCTTCGACCTGCTGGCACGAGCCCTGTCCGCCTGCGGAGGCGAGGGATGGACCGGCGTCCTGCGTGTGTCCGGGGCGCCCGGCGGCATCCTGCACCTCAGGGACGGACTCGTCGTCGCGGCCGAATCGCCCGGGGCGCCGGGGCCGGAGGCGCTGCTGCTGCGCTCCGGACGGGTGGACGGCGAACAGTGGGCCGAGCTGGTGCGGGAGGCCCGGGGCGCGCGCTGGCCGGCGGTCGGGCTGATCGCCCGCGGATACGCCGGTGCCGCCCAGCTCACCGTGGTGTGCGTGATGGCGCTGCAGGACGCGGTGTTCGCGATCGTCGCGGGCCGTGTGGACGGCTGTGAGCGTGCCGAGGCCGGCGTCGAGCCGCCCGCCCCGGTCACCGTGGGCGAGCCGCCCGCCAGGCTCCTGCAGGACGCGGTCCGCAAGCTGGCCGCCGTCGCCGCCCTGCCCCACCCCGTCGACCCCGACCGCGAACGGCCCGTCCCGGCACCGGGGTTCGACGGCCCGCTCACCACGCTGCGACGGGAGCTGGTCGAGCATGCCGACGGCCGCCGTACGGCCCGCGACCTCGCCTTCCGTACCGGGCGAGGCGTCTACACCGTCACGGTCGAGGTCGCGCGGATGCTCGGCGAGGGGCTTCTGGAGTGCCCCGCCGTGCCCGCGCCCATCCCGGTCCGCGCGCCCCCCGACGGCATCCGCCACCGCACCCCGCCACCGCCCGCACCGCCCCCGCCCGAGGAGCCGGCACCCGTCGACCTGCCCCGCCGCAGATCGAACGGCTTCTTCCGCCTGCGGAACGGAACCCCGAAATGA
- a CDS encoding PhoH family protein, whose product MVTSTKRRLPDRRTYVLDTSVLLADPNALNRFDEHEVVLPIVVVTELEAKRHHPELGYFARQALRLLDEFRVRHGRLDAPIPIGELGGTVRVELNHSDPSVLPTGYRLGDNDSRILAVARNLQAEGFDVTVVSKDLPLRIKASSVGLLAEEYRAELAITGSSGWTGMSELTLPGEQVDILFEEGHVYVPEASDLPVHTGLTIQSERGKALGRVTPEGNIRLVRGDREAFGIKGRSAEQRIALDLLLDPDVGIVSMGGRAGTGKSALALCAGLEAVLERRQHQKVMVFRPLYAVGGQELGYLPGSESEKMSPWAQAVFDTLSAVASREIIEEVTSRGMLEVLPLTHIRGRSLHDAFVIVDEAQSLERNVLLTVLSRIGSNSRVILTHDVAQRDNLRVGRYDGVVAVVEKLKGHPLFAHVTLTRSERSQIAALVTEMLEDGQI is encoded by the coding sequence GTGGTGACCAGCACAAAGCGCCGCCTGCCTGACCGGCGCACCTATGTTCTCGACACCAGCGTCCTGCTGGCCGACCCGAACGCCCTGAACCGCTTCGACGAGCACGAGGTAGTGCTGCCGATCGTCGTGGTGACAGAGCTGGAGGCCAAGCGGCACCATCCCGAACTCGGCTACTTCGCCCGGCAGGCCCTCCGTCTGCTCGACGAGTTCCGGGTCCGGCACGGTCGCCTCGACGCCCCCATCCCGATCGGGGAACTCGGCGGCACGGTGCGTGTCGAGCTCAATCACTCGGACCCCAGCGTGCTGCCGACCGGCTACCGCCTGGGGGACAACGACTCCCGCATCCTCGCGGTCGCCCGCAATCTGCAGGCCGAGGGGTTCGACGTCACGGTCGTGTCGAAGGACCTGCCGCTCAGGATCAAGGCGTCCTCGGTCGGACTCCTCGCCGAGGAGTACCGGGCCGAACTCGCCATCACGGGCTCCTCCGGCTGGACCGGAATGTCCGAACTGACCCTGCCCGGCGAGCAGGTGGACATCCTCTTCGAGGAAGGGCACGTGTATGTGCCCGAGGCCTCCGACCTTCCCGTTCACACGGGGCTGACGATCCAGTCTGAGCGCGGCAAGGCCCTCGGCCGAGTCACGCCCGAGGGCAACATCCGCCTCGTGCGCGGCGACCGGGAGGCGTTCGGTATCAAGGGGAGGAGCGCGGAACAGCGGATCGCGCTCGATCTGCTCCTCGACCCGGACGTCGGGATCGTCTCCATGGGCGGCCGGGCCGGCACCGGCAAGTCGGCGCTCGCGCTGTGCGCCGGACTTGAGGCGGTGCTGGAGCGGCGCCAGCACCAGAAGGTGATGGTCTTCCGGCCGCTGTACGCGGTCGGCGGGCAGGAACTCGGCTATCTGCCGGGCTCCGAGTCCGAGAAGATGAGCCCCTGGGCGCAGGCGGTCTTCGACACGCTGTCCGCGGTCGCCAGCCGCGAGATCATCGAAGAGGTCACCTCGCGCGGGATGCTCGAAGTCCTTCCGCTCACCCACATCCGCGGGCGCTCGCTGCACGACGCGTTCGTGATCGTGGACGAGGCGCAGTCACTGGAACGGAATGTCCTGCTGACCGTTCTGTCCCGAATCGGCTCCAACTCGCGGGTGATTCTCACCCATGACGTGGCGCAAAGGGACAATCTGCGTGTCGGTCGCTATGACGGTGTCGTCGCCGTCGTGGAGAAGCTGAAGGGGCATCCGCTCTTCGCGCACGTGACCCTGACGAGGTCCGAGAGGTCCCAGATCGCGGCGCTTGTGACCGAAATGCTGGAGGACGGCCAAATCTGA
- a CDS encoding transglycosylase SLT domain-containing protein — protein MSRISVRGFAVASATAVTAVGSVVGVASGSTAQPNDAEATASDATLLADIPTGQQAQVQTASLTQQADAQAIQADASAKKGAEEAARKAAADTAIAKKEAAEKAAKEAKERARTKAAASRSSADFPVQSSYSIGEIQSMARQMVPSGQFQCFSNIVDHESSWNYHAVNASSGAYGLFQALPASKYSSAGADWQTNPGTQIKWGLNYMNSRYGSPCEAWSFWSANHWY, from the coding sequence GTGAGCCGGATTTCGGTCCGGGGATTCGCAGTGGCCTCGGCCACCGCGGTCACCGCCGTCGGAAGCGTTGTCGGAGTTGCCTCGGGCAGCACCGCCCAGCCCAACGACGCCGAGGCGACGGCAAGCGACGCGACGCTCCTGGCGGACATACCCACGGGCCAGCAGGCCCAGGTCCAGACGGCGTCCCTGACGCAGCAGGCCGACGCCCAGGCCATCCAGGCAGACGCGAGCGCCAAGAAGGGCGCCGAGGAGGCTGCCCGCAAGGCTGCCGCCGACACCGCCATCGCCAAGAAGGAAGCGGCGGAGAAGGCGGCCAAGGAAGCCAAGGAGCGCGCCAGGACGAAGGCCGCGGCCAGCCGCAGCAGCGCCGACTTCCCGGTCCAGAGCTCGTACTCCATCGGCGAGATCCAGTCGATGGCACGGCAGATGGTGCCGAGCGGCCAGTTCCAGTGCTTCAGCAACATCGTGGACCACGAGTCCAGCTGGAACTACCACGCGGTCAACGCCTCCTCCGGCGCATACGGCCTCTTCCAGGCCCTCCCCGCCTCCAAGTACTCGTCCGCCGGCGCCGACTGGCAGACGAACCCGGGCACCCAGATCAAGTGGGGCCTGAACTACATGAACAGCCGGTACGGCAGCCCGTGCGAGGCCTGGTCGTTCTGGTCGGCCAACCACTGGTACTGA
- a CDS encoding ABC transporter ATP-binding protein: MTPAGSLLVADELRKAYGPTVALDGAEFSIHPGEVVAVMGPSGSGKSTLLHCLAGIVTPDSGSITYNGREMATMSDAERSALRRSEFGFVFQFGQLVPELTCVENVALPLRLNGTSRKEAERTALTWMERLEVDGLRKKRPGEVSGGQGQRVAVARALVTSPRMLFADEPTGALDSLNGERVMDLLTDAARSTNAAVVLVTHEARVAAYSDREIVVRDGKSRDMERAV; the protein is encoded by the coding sequence ATGACCCCCGCAGGTTCTCTGCTCGTCGCGGACGAGCTGCGCAAGGCCTACGGGCCGACCGTCGCCCTCGACGGTGCCGAGTTCTCCATCCACCCCGGCGAGGTCGTCGCCGTGATGGGCCCCTCCGGCTCCGGCAAGTCGACCCTGCTGCACTGTCTCGCCGGGATCGTGACGCCCGACTCGGGCTCGATCACGTACAACGGACGCGAGATGGCGACCATGAGCGACGCCGAGCGCAGTGCGCTGCGACGCTCGGAGTTCGGGTTCGTGTTCCAGTTCGGGCAGCTCGTGCCGGAGCTGACGTGCGTGGAGAACGTCGCCCTGCCGCTCAGGCTGAACGGCACCTCCCGCAAGGAGGCCGAGCGGACCGCGCTGACGTGGATGGAGCGGCTTGAGGTCGACGGCCTGAGGAAGAAGCGGCCCGGTGAGGTCTCCGGCGGTCAGGGGCAGCGCGTCGCCGTCGCCCGGGCCCTGGTCACCAGCCCCCGGATGCTGTTCGCCGACGAGCCGACCGGAGCGCTCGACTCGCTCAACGGCGAGCGCGTGATGGACCTGCTCACCGACGCCGCCCGGTCCACCAACGCCGCCGTCGTCCTCGTCACGCACGAGGCACGGGTGGCCGCCTACTCGGACCGCGAGATCGTCGTGCGCGACGGGAAGTCGCGGGACATGGAGCGGGCGGTATGA